The Hymenobacter sp. GOD-10R genome includes a window with the following:
- a CDS encoding DUF4136 domain-containing protein — MNRITRFFARPAALAFVGLSLLFGATSCATTSRVGVSSDFDHSVNFRAYKTWAWYPQQQPDTEGGPAKGYESFLDKRMRAAVETEMQKKGLTYSETNPDLYIAYSAKVEEKQSVSPYYNGLGYPYYGYGGFYGRGYGYTPVTEYKAGTVIIDFVDAHRKELAWRGQGQAQLDQQTISEQETYRIVGSILGTYPPQDTNARR, encoded by the coding sequence ATGAACCGCATCACCCGCTTTTTTGCCCGACCGGCCGCGTTGGCTTTTGTCGGTCTTTCTTTACTGTTTGGAGCCACCAGTTGCGCTACGACTTCACGCGTAGGTGTCTCTTCCGACTTTGATCATTCTGTAAACTTCCGTGCTTACAAAACGTGGGCATGGTACCCGCAGCAGCAGCCTGACACAGAAGGCGGCCCTGCCAAAGGCTACGAGTCGTTCCTCGACAAGCGCATGCGCGCAGCCGTGGAAACGGAAATGCAGAAGAAGGGTTTGACGTACTCTGAGACGAACCCCGACCTCTACATTGCTTACTCGGCCAAAGTAGAAGAAAAGCAAAGCGTATCGCCTTACTATAACGGCCTCGGCTATCCATACTATGGTTATGGTGGCTTCTACGGCCGTGGCTATGGCTATACGCCCGTAACTGAGTACAAAGCTGGTACAGTGATCATCGACTTCGTGGATGCGCACCGTAAAGAGCTAGCTTGGCGCGGCCAGGGTCAGGCTCAACTGGATCAGCAAACTATTTCGGAACAGGAAACCTACCGCATTGTAGGTAGCATCCTGGGCACGTACCCTCCACAGGACACCAACGCTCGCCGTTAA
- a CDS encoding dehydrogenase E1 component subunit alpha/beta — protein sequence MQFDRKDYSNEQLLTLYRALLKPRLIEEKMLILLRQGKVSKWFSGVGQEAIAVGSTLALNADEYILPLHRNLGVFTAREVPLARLFGQWQGKLDGFTKGRDRSFHFGSNEHHIVGMISHLGPQLAVADGIALADLLDQQKRVTLVYSGDGGASEGDFHEALNVAAVWQLPVIFLVENNGYGLSTPSNEQFRCRSFIDKGPAYGMEAVQVDGNNVLEVYGTIQRLAHDLRQKPRPVLVEAITFRMRGHEEASGTKYVPQDLLTEWAAKDPVTNYEQWLVAEELLSETGRHRIREQIKVEIDEALQAADALPAPVADEATELADMYQPFEAPEQAPATNGPSSDKRYLDAISDALRQSMERYPELVLMGQDIAEYGGVFKATEGFVAQFGKARVRNTPLCESAILGASLGLSIRKKKSMVEMQFADFVTCGFNQIVNNLAKSHYRWGQNADVVVRMPTGAGTAAGPFHSQSNEAWFVHTPGLKVVYPSSPEDAKGLLNAAIADPNPVLYFEHKLLYRSVTGTVPDEYYTTPIGKARLVREGDNLSIITYGLGVHWATQLAEELALDCDILDLRTLLPWDEEAVRQTVTKTGRVLLLHEDTLTGGIGGEIAAWIAEHCFEYLDGPVQRVASLDTAVPFAPTLEKAFLPQQRLRERIEKLLAY from the coding sequence ATGCAATTCGACCGCAAGGATTACTCCAACGAACAACTTTTAACGCTTTACCGCGCTTTGCTCAAGCCGCGCCTGATCGAAGAAAAAATGCTGATTTTGCTACGCCAAGGCAAAGTGAGCAAATGGTTTTCCGGGGTGGGGCAGGAAGCTATTGCTGTGGGGAGCACGTTGGCGCTCAATGCGGATGAATACATTTTGCCGCTGCATCGTAACCTAGGGGTATTCACGGCCCGGGAAGTACCGCTGGCGCGGCTGTTCGGTCAGTGGCAGGGCAAGCTCGACGGCTTTACCAAGGGGCGCGACCGAAGCTTTCACTTTGGCAGCAACGAGCACCATATTGTCGGCATGATCTCGCACCTAGGTCCGCAGCTTGCCGTAGCGGATGGTATTGCCCTGGCAGACCTGCTCGACCAGCAGAAGCGGGTGACCTTGGTGTATAGTGGCGACGGAGGTGCCTCCGAAGGCGATTTTCACGAAGCCCTGAACGTAGCTGCCGTGTGGCAACTGCCCGTTATTTTCTTGGTTGAGAACAACGGCTATGGCCTTTCCACTCCCAGTAATGAGCAGTTTCGCTGCCGCTCTTTTATCGACAAAGGTCCCGCTTACGGCATGGAAGCCGTGCAAGTAGACGGCAACAACGTTCTGGAAGTGTATGGTACCATTCAACGGCTCGCCCACGACCTGCGCCAAAAGCCACGGCCGGTGCTAGTAGAAGCCATTACGTTTCGGATGCGCGGACACGAGGAGGCGAGTGGCACTAAGTACGTACCGCAGGATTTACTGACGGAGTGGGCCGCTAAAGACCCCGTGACCAACTACGAACAGTGGCTGGTGGCCGAAGAACTGCTGAGCGAAACTGGTCGGCACCGCATTCGGGAGCAGATCAAGGTGGAAATTGACGAAGCGCTACAAGCCGCTGACGCCTTGCCCGCTCCCGTCGCCGACGAAGCTACCGAGCTAGCCGACATGTATCAACCATTTGAAGCGCCCGAACAAGCCCCCGCCACTAATGGGCCTAGCTCCGATAAACGCTACCTAGACGCCATTTCCGACGCCTTGCGCCAGAGCATGGAGCGCTACCCCGAGCTGGTGCTAATGGGGCAGGATATTGCCGAATACGGCGGTGTATTCAAAGCCACGGAAGGGTTTGTGGCACAGTTTGGTAAGGCGCGGGTGCGCAACACGCCCTTATGCGAATCGGCTATTCTGGGAGCTAGCCTAGGGCTGAGCATCCGCAAGAAAAAATCGATGGTGGAAATGCAGTTCGCCGATTTTGTGACCTGTGGCTTCAATCAGATTGTGAACAATCTGGCGAAGAGTCATTACCGCTGGGGGCAGAACGCCGATGTGGTTGTGCGTATGCCCACGGGGGCAGGTACGGCGGCCGGGCCATTCCACTCACAGAGCAACGAAGCGTGGTTTGTGCACACGCCAGGCCTGAAAGTAGTGTACCCCAGTAGCCCCGAAGATGCGAAAGGTTTGCTCAATGCCGCCATCGCAGATCCAAACCCTGTGCTTTATTTCGAGCACAAGCTGCTGTACCGTTCCGTCACGGGAACTGTGCCCGACGAATACTATACCACGCCCATCGGCAAAGCTAGGCTCGTGCGGGAGGGTGACAACTTAAGCATCATTACGTACGGGCTAGGGGTGCACTGGGCTACCCAACTCGCTGAAGAGCTAGCCCTTGACTGTGATATTCTGGACTTGCGCACCTTGCTGCCCTGGGATGAAGAGGCCGTGCGCCAAACCGTGACGAAAACCGGCCGCGTGCTTCTGTTGCACGAGGATACACTCACCGGCGGCATTGGCGGCGAAATAGCCGCCTGGATTGCGGAGCACTGCTTTGAGTACCTCGATGGACCCGTGCAGCGCGTTGCTTCACTCGATACCGCTGTGCCCTTTGCCCCGACGCTGGAGAAAGCATTTTTGCCTCAACAGCGTCTGCGTGAGCGTATTGAGAAGTTATTGGCCTATTAG
- a CDS encoding SH3 domain-containing protein, with protein sequence MKKLILCLLAFAPLASCSTAEVGSYSHANRTPVAHDSVVECGLYNGMTKESTVLATLSSGTQVQVTDTVDQYFVKARLTKDGKTLSGYMYRTCFASK encoded by the coding sequence ATGAAAAAACTCATACTCTGCTTACTCGCTTTTGCTCCCTTGGCTTCCTGCAGCACGGCCGAGGTTGGTAGCTATTCGCACGCTAATCGCACACCCGTCGCGCACGACAGTGTTGTAGAGTGCGGCCTGTACAATGGCATGACCAAAGAGTCGACGGTACTTGCTACGCTAAGCTCTGGCACCCAGGTACAGGTTACGGACACCGTAGACCAATACTTTGTGAAGGCCCGCCTCACGAAAGACGGAAAAACGCTCAGCGGCTACATGTACCGCACCTGCTTTGCTAGCAAATAA
- a CDS encoding OsmC family protein, whose amino-acid sequence MSTATARYSGQLRTEATHTASGTCIVTDAPVDNHGRGEAFSPTDLVSAALGSCMMTIMGIVAERSQIDLAGTTFNVTKHMVADPRRIGQIDVHFQLPAALSPKQRTILENAAHTCPVALSLNPEIRQEVQFDYSL is encoded by the coding sequence ATGAGCACCGCCACCGCCCGCTATTCCGGCCAGCTACGTACTGAAGCTACACACACAGCCTCTGGCACTTGCATCGTCACCGACGCACCTGTTGACAACCATGGCCGGGGTGAAGCCTTTTCGCCTACCGACCTCGTCAGTGCAGCGCTCGGCTCATGCATGATGACCATTATGGGCATCGTTGCGGAGCGGAGCCAGATCGACTTAGCTGGTACTACCTTCAACGTAACCAAGCACATGGTGGCTGACCCAAGGCGCATTGGACAAATCGATGTGCACTTTCAACTGCCCGCCGCCTTGTCGCCAAAGCAACGTACCATCCTCGAAAACGCAGCACACACCTGTCCGGTTGCTCTGAGTTTGAACCCAGAAATTCGGCAGGAGGTTCAGTTCGATTATAGTCTATAA
- the lipA gene encoding lipoyl synthase — MLTLPIIQPQATAPAKPRKPDWLRVKLPVGPEYAKVRRLVDEHKLHTICESGNCPNMGECWGAGTATFMILGNICTRSCSFCAVATGRPNEYDLDEPRRVAEAIQLMGVKHAVLTSVNRDELKDRGASVWYETVVQTKQLSPTTTIETLIPDVKANWAALDTMIAGGQEVVSHNMETVGSLYRLVRPQAKYDRSLEQIRRTKEAGKRTKSGIMLGLGEQKEEVYKAMDDLVENGLDILTLGQYLQPTKRHIEVAEFIHPDLFAHYREEGLRRGLKYVESGPLVRSSYHAERHVNVPI, encoded by the coding sequence TTGCTGACCCTGCCGATAATACAACCCCAGGCCACTGCGCCTGCTAAGCCGCGCAAGCCCGATTGGTTGCGCGTAAAGCTGCCCGTGGGACCTGAGTATGCGAAAGTTCGCCGACTGGTGGACGAGCACAAGCTGCACACCATTTGCGAGAGCGGCAACTGCCCCAATATGGGCGAGTGCTGGGGCGCGGGTACGGCTACGTTCATGATCTTGGGTAACATTTGCACCCGTTCTTGTTCGTTCTGTGCAGTCGCTACCGGCCGCCCAAATGAATATGACTTAGATGAGCCGCGCCGTGTGGCCGAAGCCATTCAGCTGATGGGCGTAAAACACGCCGTTCTTACCTCCGTGAACCGCGACGAGCTGAAAGACCGAGGCGCTAGCGTGTGGTACGAAACGGTGGTGCAGACCAAGCAACTCTCGCCTACTACCACTATCGAAACGCTCATCCCCGACGTGAAAGCCAACTGGGCCGCCCTCGATACAATGATTGCCGGTGGCCAAGAGGTAGTATCGCACAACATGGAAACAGTAGGCAGCCTATATCGTCTGGTGCGCCCACAAGCCAAGTATGACCGTTCGCTGGAGCAGATTCGGCGTACGAAAGAAGCGGGTAAGCGCACCAAGTCGGGCATTATGCTTGGCTTAGGCGAGCAGAAAGAGGAGGTATACAAGGCAATGGACGACTTGGTCGAAAACGGCCTCGACATTCTGACCCTAGGTCAGTACCTGCAACCTACTAAGCGTCACATCGAAGTTGCTGAATTCATTCACCCAGACTTGTTCGCGCACTACCGTGAAGAGGGTCTGCGCCGTGGCCTCAAGTACGTAGAATCAGGCCCGCTGGTGCGCAGCAGCTACCACGCCGAGCGCCACGTAAACGTGCCGATCTAA
- a CDS encoding glycoside hydrolase family 2 protein, whose amino-acid sequence MRRKLAFLITCLLLLYTGSLRAQSDARKQVQYLSGTDNNHTATWDFYCTGGRKSGYWTTIQVPACWEQQGFGSYNYGRDYKTYGKNFRFADEKGMYKRQFQVPASWKDKQVYLVFEGSMTDTEVKVNGQLAGPVHQGAFYRFKYDITSKLQGDKANLLEITVSKMSAEASVNNAERLADYWIFGGIFRPVYLEAYPKQFIAHTAVAAKADGTFAMNVFLKGTQQASEVQADILDAAGKVVGTAKASANPQDTVVTLRTKVNKPLQWTSETPNMYRANVTLKTNGNLAFQTTEKFGFRTIEIRHGKGIYVNGTQVKMKGINRHSWWPETGRTLNDSIHLGDVKLMKEMNMNAVRLSHYPPDAKFLEICDSLGLYVLDELAGWQKAYSTKAGEKLVKEMVEKDVNHPSIIFWSNGNEGGTNKELDDDFGKYDLSARPVIHAHHRPGNAFNGIDTNHYEDYYSTQKILADSLIYMPTEFLHAQDDGGAAVGLGDFWELHWKSQRSGGGFIWALVDEGIVRTDLNNIIDVNGVNAPDGVVGPHREKEGSFYAIREIFSPVHITLKELPTSFKGVVPVENRYHFTNLNQCYFQWELVKYRKPGEVFAGYTTMKKSRIASPNVAPLASGKLDLKLPKDWKTYDALLLSAYDPAKNLVYKWSWKTAANDQLLDGVLALQDKQPQPVETTDTDSTLTLKASDITVTFNKRNGKLTGVKGNSGDKLSFGNGPVMVSGNATFTGLTHRKENDGEVVEASYTGDLKYVRWKMYSTGWLGLSYEYALSGDFPFTGVSFTYPENFVLSAKWLGKGPYRVWKNRLQGVTDNVWENAYNNTQTGAAPWIYPEFKGYFADITWLEMNTVEGKFLVASPDKGLYVRMLDFYGLSGVKPHPALPIGNLSFLDAIPPIGTKLALNIDSNPQKLGPNSEQNHVSGSTKRTLYFFFGLPKTSGEKQPYTVPAKNDLF is encoded by the coding sequence ATGCGCCGAAAGCTAGCTTTTTTAATTACCTGTTTACTACTGCTGTATACCGGCAGTTTGCGTGCCCAATCGGATGCACGCAAGCAAGTTCAATACCTATCGGGTACCGATAATAACCATACTGCCACCTGGGATTTCTACTGCACTGGTGGGCGCAAGAGCGGATACTGGACCACCATTCAGGTGCCTGCGTGCTGGGAGCAGCAGGGTTTTGGTAGCTACAACTATGGTCGCGACTACAAAACCTACGGTAAGAACTTCCGCTTCGCCGATGAGAAAGGCATGTACAAGCGGCAATTTCAGGTGCCGGCTAGCTGGAAAGACAAGCAAGTGTATCTGGTCTTTGAAGGCTCAATGACGGACACTGAGGTAAAAGTCAACGGCCAACTCGCCGGACCCGTGCACCAAGGCGCTTTTTACCGGTTTAAGTACGATATCACCAGCAAGCTGCAAGGTGATAAAGCCAATTTGCTGGAAATAACAGTAAGTAAAATGTCAGCTGAAGCCTCGGTCAACAATGCCGAACGCCTCGCCGACTACTGGATTTTTGGGGGCATTTTCCGGCCTGTGTACCTAGAGGCCTATCCGAAGCAGTTTATTGCGCACACCGCCGTTGCCGCCAAGGCCGATGGCACGTTTGCCATGAATGTGTTCCTAAAAGGCACGCAGCAAGCCAGCGAAGTGCAAGCTGATATCCTGGACGCTGCTGGCAAAGTAGTAGGCACAGCAAAGGCTTCAGCCAATCCGCAAGACACAGTAGTTACGCTACGTACAAAAGTCAACAAGCCATTGCAGTGGACTTCGGAAACGCCGAACATGTACCGGGCCAACGTGACCTTGAAGACGAATGGCAACCTAGCTTTCCAAACGACAGAGAAGTTTGGCTTCCGTACCATCGAGATCCGACACGGCAAAGGCATCTATGTGAATGGTACACAGGTGAAAATGAAGGGTATCAACCGGCACAGCTGGTGGCCCGAAACCGGCCGTACGCTCAATGACTCCATTCACCTAGGTGACGTGAAGCTCATGAAGGAGATGAACATGAACGCCGTGCGTCTGTCGCACTACCCGCCCGATGCTAAGTTCTTGGAAATCTGCGATTCGCTCGGCCTGTACGTGCTTGATGAGCTAGCGGGTTGGCAAAAAGCGTACAGTACTAAAGCTGGTGAGAAGCTGGTGAAGGAGATGGTGGAAAAGGATGTGAACCACCCAAGCATCATCTTCTGGAGCAACGGCAACGAAGGCGGCACGAACAAAGAGCTAGATGATGATTTTGGAAAGTATGACCTTTCCGCCCGCCCAGTTATCCACGCGCACCACCGCCCCGGCAACGCCTTCAACGGCATCGATACAAATCACTACGAAGATTACTACAGCACCCAAAAGATCCTCGCTGACTCGCTCATCTACATGCCTACCGAGTTTCTGCACGCCCAAGACGACGGCGGCGCGGCCGTGGGCCTAGGTGATTTCTGGGAGCTACACTGGAAATCGCAGCGCTCCGGTGGCGGCTTCATTTGGGCGTTGGTGGATGAAGGCATTGTACGCACCGACCTGAACAACATTATCGACGTGAACGGCGTGAATGCTCCAGACGGTGTGGTTGGTCCGCACCGCGAGAAGGAGGGAAGCTTTTACGCTATTCGGGAGATTTTCTCGCCGGTACATATCACCCTCAAGGAACTACCTACTTCCTTTAAAGGCGTGGTTCCGGTGGAAAACCGCTACCACTTCACGAATCTGAATCAGTGCTACTTCCAATGGGAGCTGGTAAAATACCGTAAGCCAGGCGAGGTATTCGCAGGCTATACGACGATGAAGAAAAGCCGAATAGCTAGCCCTAATGTTGCGCCCCTCGCTAGCGGTAAGCTCGATTTGAAGTTGCCCAAGGATTGGAAAACGTACGATGCGCTGCTGCTCTCTGCGTATGATCCGGCGAAGAACCTAGTATACAAATGGTCGTGGAAAACAGCGGCTAACGACCAGCTACTCGACGGCGTTTTGGCTTTGCAAGACAAGCAGCCGCAACCGGTAGAGACAACGGACACTGACAGTACTCTCACACTGAAAGCCAGCGACATCACCGTGACGTTCAACAAGCGCAATGGCAAGCTGACGGGCGTGAAGGGCAATAGCGGTGATAAGCTTTCCTTCGGCAATGGCCCCGTGATGGTAAGCGGCAATGCTACCTTCACCGGCCTCACCCACCGGAAGGAAAACGACGGCGAGGTAGTGGAAGCTAGCTATACCGGCGACCTGAAGTACGTGCGTTGGAAGATGTACAGCACCGGCTGGCTCGGCCTCAGCTACGAATACGCCTTGAGCGGTGATTTCCCGTTTACAGGCGTGAGCTTTACGTACCCCGAGAACTTTGTGCTGAGCGCGAAATGGCTCGGCAAAGGCCCGTACCGCGTCTGGAAGAACCGCCTACAAGGTGTGACCGATAACGTATGGGAAAATGCCTACAACAACACCCAAACCGGCGCGGCTCCCTGGATCTATCCCGAATTCAAAGGCTACTTTGCCGACATCACATGGCTGGAAATGAACACCGTAGAAGGCAAGTTCCTGGTAGCCAGCCCTGATAAAGGCTTGTACGTGCGCATGCTCGATTTCTATGGCCTATCGGGCGTGAAACCGCATCCGGCTTTGCCCATCGGTAACCTCTCGTTCCTCGATGCTATTCCGCCCATCGGTACTAAGCTGGCGTTGAATATCGACTCTAACCCGCAGAAGCTAGGTCCTAACAGTGAGCAAAACCACGTGAGCGGCAGCACCAAGCGCACCCTATACTTCTTCTTTGGCTTGCCCAAAACGAGTGGCGAAAAGCAGCCTTACACCGTGCCTGCTAAGAACGATCTGTTCTAG
- a CDS encoding pitrilysin family protein, which produces MIHFEEFTLANGLRCIVHEDHTTPMAVLNILYNVGSRDEDPHHTGFAHLFEHLMFSGSVNIPNYDEPLQRVGGENNAFTSPDITNYYLTVPAANIETGFWLESDRMLSLAFSEQGLEVQRKVVVEEFKQNYLNQPYGDVWLKLRPLAYQVHPYNWATIGKEVSHIENAVMDDVRAFFAKHYSPANAILVVAGAVPVAEVKRLAEKWFEPIPSGTHYDRNLPTEPRQTQARHLDVAADVPVTAFYKVYHMPGRADEAYYPVDLLGDVLGRGKSSRLYQRLVKERPLFNNVSASCTGSLEPGLLVISGKLNAGVTPEEADAAVEEILAELRTTEVAAEELEKVKNQAEASIVFGEIELLNRAMNLAYSKLMGDANLVNQESARIQAITPAAVLAAAQEVLRPENSTTLYYRAQPKEVVEELTTVGTEAE; this is translated from the coding sequence ATGATTCACTTCGAAGAATTTACCCTAGCCAACGGTCTACGCTGCATCGTCCACGAGGACCACACCACGCCGATGGCCGTGCTCAATATCCTTTACAATGTGGGCTCGCGCGACGAAGACCCGCACCACACAGGTTTCGCGCACTTGTTTGAGCACCTGATGTTTTCGGGCTCCGTCAACATACCTAATTACGACGAGCCTTTGCAGCGCGTCGGTGGCGAAAACAACGCCTTTACCTCGCCAGATATCACCAACTACTACCTGACTGTGCCCGCCGCCAACATCGAAACAGGCTTCTGGCTTGAATCGGACCGGATGCTGAGCCTAGCTTTTTCGGAGCAGGGTTTGGAAGTGCAGCGCAAGGTGGTTGTGGAAGAATTTAAGCAGAACTACCTTAACCAGCCCTACGGTGACGTATGGTTGAAGCTGCGTCCTCTTGCCTATCAAGTACATCCCTACAACTGGGCTACCATTGGCAAGGAAGTAAGCCACATCGAAAACGCGGTGATGGACGACGTACGCGCTTTTTTCGCAAAGCACTACTCACCCGCCAACGCCATCCTGGTCGTAGCTGGTGCGGTGCCCGTGGCCGAAGTAAAACGCCTAGCCGAAAAGTGGTTTGAGCCAATTCCAAGCGGAACACACTACGACCGCAACCTGCCTACTGAGCCGCGTCAAACGCAGGCGCGTCATCTTGATGTGGCGGCTGATGTGCCCGTAACGGCGTTCTACAAAGTGTATCACATGCCCGGCCGCGCTGATGAGGCATATTACCCCGTCGATTTGCTTGGCGACGTGCTAGGCCGAGGCAAGTCGTCGCGCTTATACCAGCGCTTGGTGAAAGAACGACCATTGTTCAACAACGTTTCTGCTTCCTGCACCGGCTCTTTAGAACCCGGCTTGCTGGTGATCAGCGGAAAGCTCAATGCCGGCGTAACGCCAGAAGAGGCAGATGCTGCCGTCGAAGAAATTCTGGCGGAGCTACGCACCACGGAAGTGGCTGCCGAAGAACTGGAAAAGGTAAAGAACCAGGCTGAGGCCAGCATTGTATTTGGAGAAATTGAGTTGCTGAACCGAGCTATGAACCTAGCTTACAGCAAACTCATGGGCGACGCTAACCTAGTGAACCAGGAAAGCGCCCGTATACAGGCTATTACGCCAGCTGCTGTGTTAGCTGCGGCGCAAGAAGTGCTACGCCCTGAGAATAGCACGACTCTGTATTATCGTGCTCAACCAAAAGAAGTAGTAGAAGAACTCACAACTGTCGGCACAGAAGCCGAGTAG
- the pheS gene encoding phenylalanine--tRNA ligase subunit alpha, producing MQENINRLRAEIEAYDLTAPEQLEQFRIAFTGRKGQLADLFDQLKTVPQEQRRAVGQELNQLKQLALEKFTQRQQEVEAAAQNAPADATFDYTLPPAPNALGTRHPLSLVREEMVRTFSRIGFNVAEGPEIEDDWHNFTALNFPENHPARDMQDTFFVHREPGQTNDWLLRTHTSNVQVRVMESQKPPIRSIMPGRVYRNEAISARAHMMFHQVEGLFIDEGVSFADLKQTVYYFVQEMFGQDIQIRFRPSFFPFTEPSAEIDITCLICKGKGCNICKQTGWVEIGGCGMVDPNVLQQSGIDPEQYSGYAWGMGIERIAMLKYQIKDLRLFTENDMRFLRQFEGVQLG from the coding sequence ATGCAGGAGAATATCAATCGGCTACGCGCCGAAATCGAAGCCTACGATCTTACAGCTCCCGAACAGCTGGAGCAGTTTCGAATCGCCTTCACAGGTCGTAAAGGTCAGCTAGCCGACCTGTTTGACCAACTAAAAACAGTGCCGCAGGAGCAGCGCCGTGCCGTGGGTCAGGAGCTCAACCAGCTTAAGCAGTTAGCCCTAGAGAAGTTTACGCAGCGCCAGCAGGAAGTAGAAGCCGCCGCTCAAAATGCGCCTGCCGATGCAACCTTCGACTACACGTTACCCCCAGCGCCCAATGCCCTAGGTACCCGGCACCCCTTGAGCTTAGTACGCGAAGAAATGGTGCGCACTTTCTCGCGCATTGGTTTCAACGTAGCCGAAGGGCCCGAAATTGAAGACGATTGGCATAACTTCACGGCGCTAAATTTCCCCGAAAATCACCCGGCGCGCGACATGCAGGATACGTTCTTCGTACACCGCGAGCCAGGCCAAACCAACGATTGGCTTTTGCGCACGCACACCAGCAACGTGCAAGTGCGCGTAATGGAAAGCCAAAAGCCTCCTATTCGCAGCATCATGCCCGGGCGGGTGTACCGCAACGAAGCTATTTCGGCCCGTGCTCACATGATGTTCCATCAAGTAGAAGGACTCTTCATTGATGAGGGCGTGAGCTTCGCTGATCTAAAGCAGACGGTGTACTACTTCGTGCAGGAAATGTTCGGGCAAGACATCCAAATCCGCTTCCGCCCGTCGTTTTTCCCTTTCACCGAACCTAGCGCCGAAATTGACATCACTTGTCTGATCTGCAAGGGCAAAGGCTGCAACATCTGTAAGCAAACCGGCTGGGTTGAGATTGGTGGTTGCGGTATGGTTGACCCCAATGTACTCCAACAATCCGGTATCGACCCTGAGCAGTACTCAGGTTATGCCTGGGGCATGGGCATCGAACGCATTGCCATGCTAAAATATCAGATCAAGGATTTGCGTTTGTTCACGGAGAACGACATGCGCTTCCTACGCCAGTTCGAAGGAGTACAGCTAGGTTAG
- the ytxJ gene encoding bacillithiol system redox-active protein YtxJ, with protein MAPWQPLTQAEQLTDIVRESHEQPVLIFKHSTSCSISAAAKSKLERQWNDAGLENAKIYYLDLLRYRPISTQVAEQFGVRHESPQLLLIQDGECRYDASHMGIRLSDVKSSINA; from the coding sequence ATGGCTCCTTGGCAACCCCTCACGCAGGCTGAACAACTCACCGATATCGTTCGCGAATCGCACGAGCAGCCTGTCCTCATTTTTAAGCATAGTACCTCCTGCTCGATTAGCGCAGCGGCTAAGAGCAAGCTAGAGCGTCAGTGGAACGACGCGGGCCTGGAAAATGCTAAAATATACTACTTGGATTTGCTGCGCTACCGGCCCATTTCGACCCAGGTTGCCGAACAGTTTGGGGTGCGTCACGAGTCTCCGCAGCTGTTGCTTATCCAGGACGGCGAGTGCCGCTACGATGCCTCGCACATGGGTATTCGCCTGAGCGACGTGAAGAGCAGCATCAACGCATAA